The Streptomyces sp. NBC_00236 DNA window CATCCACGCCCGTCGCGCCGCCGTCGCACTCTCCGCCGCGATCGTCCTGCCACTGGCCCTGACGGCCTGCTCCAGCGACTCCGACGACAGCAGCGCGTCCGGCTCCTCGGCGAGCTCGGCGAAGGCCTCGGACAAGGCATCGGAGCCCGCCGGCGACACGACGCCCATGAACGAGCCCTTCGGTCCGGCCTGTTCGACGGTGCCGAAGGACGGCGCCGGCTCCTTCGACGGCATGGCGAAGGACCCGGTCGCCACGGCCGCCTCGAACAACCCGGCGCTCTCCACCCTCGTCACCGCGGTGAAGAAGGCCGGCCTGGTCGACACCCTGAACAACGCGGAGAACATCACGGTGTTCGCCCCGACCAACGACGCGTTCGCCAAGGTCCCGAAGGCCGACCTGGACAAGCTGCTCGCCGACAAGGCCGCGCTCACCAAGGTCCTCACCTACCACGTGGTGGGCCAGAAGCTGACGCCGAAGCAGCTGGAGAAGGGATCCTTCGACACGCTGGAGAAGAGCGAGCTGACGACGTCCGGTTCGGACATGGCGTACACCGTGAACGACTCCTCGAAGGTCGTCTGCGGCAACGTCCAGACGGCCAACGCGACGGTCTACATCGTCGACACGGTCCTGATGCCGGCCAAGTAGCGGCCCTCCCGCGCGGGAGCCACCGCCACCGCCCTCGGCAACCCGCCGCAGGACGTGAGCACTTCGGCCCCGCGCGGACACGGCCTCGTCACGCCCCGGAAACAGCGCGTCCCTAATTTCTGTCGCCCGACAGGAAATCGGCGACAGGGGCTGACATGACCGCCACCGCACCAACGGACGTACGACCGGATCCCGCCGGAACCGGCCAGGGCGACCACGCCTCCCTGGCCGGTTTCGGCTACCGCCAGGAACTGCACCGGTCCATGGGCCGGTACGCCTCGTTCGCGGCCGGCTTCTCCTTCATCTCCGTCCTGACCACCGTCTTCCAGTTCTTCGCGTTCGGCTTCTCCTTCGGCGGCGCCGCCTTCTTCTGGACCTGGCCGGCCGTGCTCGTCGGCCAGTTGCTGGTCGCCGCCTGCTTCGCCGAACTCGCCGCCCGCTACCCGCTGTCCGGCGCCATCTACCAGTGGTCGACCCGGCTCAGCACTCCCGCGTTCGGCTGGTACGCCGGGTGGATCATGGTGATCGGGCAGATCGTCGTGGTCGCCGCCGCGGCGCTGGCCCTCCAGGTGGTCCTGCCGGCCATCTGGTCCGGTTTCCAGCTGGTGGGCGGTGACCCGGCGCCCACCACGGCGACGGGCGCGGCCAACGCCGCGCTGCTGGCCGTGGCGCTCCTGGCCCTCACGACGACGGTGAACCTGCTCGACAACAAGGTCATGTCGGCGGTCAACCGCATCGGGGTGACGGCCGAGATCATCGGCGCGGTGCTCATCCTGGTCCTCCTGTTCACCCACACCGAGCGCACCCCCGGCGTCACCCTGCACACGGGCGGCCAGGGCGGCGCCCTCGGGGCGCTGCTCGTCGGTTCGTTCACCGCGGCCTACGTCCTGATCGGCTTCGACAGCGCCGGCGAGATGAGCGAGGAGACCCGCTCCCCGCGCCGCACCGCCCCGCGCACGATCCTGCTCGCGCTGGCCTCGGCGGGGGTGCTCGGCGGGCTGCTGGTCCTCGCGGGCATCCTGGCCGCACCGGACCTGACCAACGGCCGGCTGGCCACGGAAGGCCTGTCGTACGTGCTGACCAGCAGCCTCGGGGACGGCGTGGGCCGGGTGCTGCTCGCCGATGTGGCGGTCGCCGTCGCGGTGGCCACGCTCGCCATCCAGACGGCCGGTTCACGGATGCTGTTCTCGATGGCGCGCGACGGGGTGCTGCCCTGCTCGTCCCGGCTCGCCAAGGTCTCCCCGCGCACCGGGATGCCCGCCGCACCCGCCCTGTTCGTCGGCGCGGCGGCCGCGGCGCTCGGACTGCTGAACCTGGCCTCACCGGAGGCGTTCCTGGCGATCGGCACCACGTGCATCGCGATGCTGTACCTGGCGTACGCGATGGTCACGGGCCCGATGCTGCTGCGCAGGCTGCGCCGCCTCCCGCTCTCCCCCGCCACCGGCCCGGTCCACGACGAGGAAGGCAGGCCCCTCTTCTCGCTGGGCCGTTGGGGACTCCCGGTCAACGCGCTGGCCTTCGCGTACGGAGCGGTGATGACGGTCAACCTGGCCTGGCCGCGGGCTGCGGTGTACGACCCGGCGGGCGGGCACTGGTACTTCCAGTGGTTCACGGTGCTCTTCCTGGCCGTCACCATGCTGCTCGGCGCGGCTTATCGCGTGTACGCCAAGCGGTCGCCCTCCGTACGCTGACGGGATGAACTCCCTGAGCAGGCAGGACCGGGCGGCGGGTGCGGTGGTCGGATCGGCGGTCGGCGACGCCCTGGGCGCGCCGTTCGAGTTCGGACCGGCCGGCGTCTACACCGCCCGTTTCCCGGACGGCACCGGCACGATGTGCGGCGGTGGCGGCTGGGACCCCGGTGAGGCGACGGACGACACGCAGATGGCCGTGCTCGTCGCGGAGTCGCTGCTGGAGCGCGGGGGTCTCGACCTGCCCGACCTCTTCGACCGGTTCCGGCGGTGGGCCGCCGGCGATCCGAAGGACATCGGCCTCCAGACCGAGTCCGTCCTGACCAGCGGTGATCCGTGGGACACCGCGGCGGCACTGCACTTCCAGGTCAACGGCCGCGCGGCGGGCAACGGTTCACTGATGCGCGCCGCCACGTCCGCCGTGTACTTCGCCTGGCCGCAGCAGGCGGACGCGGACGCACGGGCCACGACCATGGACGCGGCCCGCCGGATCGCCGCCCTGACGCACGGCGACCGCGCGGCCTGGGAGGGCACCGCCGTCCTGCACGAACTGATCCGGGTCGCGCTGAACGGGGCCGACCCGCTCGCCGCCGTCCCGGAGGCGCTGGCCGCCGTGCACGCGGATCACCGGGAGCGCTGGGCGGCCGTCCTGGTGCCGGACTGGCACCCGGACCGGGCGACGGAGTTCAACGGAGCGGTGTGGCCCTGTCTGGGCACCGCGCTGTGGGCGCTGCGCACGACACGTTCGTACGAGGCCGCGCTGGCCTCGGCCATCGACGTGGGCGGCGACACCGACACCGTGGCGGCGGTGACCGGGGCGCTGGCGGGTGCGGTGCACGGACTCGGGTCGATCCCGTCGCGCTGGACGGATCCGCTGCACGTCCCGCTGCCGGGATACGGCGCCCGGGTGCTGCGTACCCCGGAGCTGATCTCACTGGCCCGGCGGCTGGACGACCGGTGCACGGATGCGGATCCTGCGGAGATTCCGTCGCCTTGAATCTACACATAAGGGGCATATAAGAGCACAATGGCAGGACAGGCCGCTGCCGCACACAGCGGCGGCCCGGCCTGCAGGACCAAAGGAGACGAACCATGTCAAACGTCTCGCACGCCGGTCACGACATGACCGGACACCCCGACGTCTCCGAAATGCGCGACCGCTACGACCGGATGATGGGCGGCCGCGACGTGGCGCTCGTCGACGGGCCGGTGTTCCTGGTCGGTCTGTACTGCGCCGTGTCGCCCTGGGTGCTGCACTTCACCACCTCGCAGGCCCCGCTCGTGACGCACAACCTGATCATGGGTATCGCGATCGCCGTGCTGGGGCTGGGATTCACCGTGATGCCGCAGCGGATGTACGGCCTGAGCTGGGCCATCTGCGCCATGGGCGCCTGGATGATCATCTCGCCCTGGGTGGTGGGCAGCAGCCCGGACATGGGCGTCGTGCTCAACAACGTCATCATCGGCGGTCTGACCGTCCTGCTGGGACTGGTCTGCGCAGGCGCGTCGATGAGAAGCGGCCGCGGCGGCGCCCGGGCCTGAAGCCCCCGCCCCCGCCTCCCGCTCCGTCAGCTCATTGCGTCCGCCCCGGAGAAAGGATCAGCCACCGTTGCCGGCCGGCCCGCGGGACAGGGGCCGGCCGACAGCCGTGCGGGCACCCGGCCACCCGGGCATCCCGGCCCCGGCTCAGCCCTCGCGCCCCGCTCCGCTCCCGGCTTCCCGCCCCGGCCCCACGATCCGCAGCGCCGCGTCCGCCGTCGCCGTCGCGAACGCCTCCGCCTCCCGCTCGGGCTCCGACAGGTGCACGAGGATCACGCCCTCGATGAGCCCGAAGACCAGGTCCGCCCGGAGCCGCGCCTCGTCCGCGTCGAGCGCCGCGCCCACCTCGGTGGCGACCAGCAGTTCCCCGTAAGCCGAGCGCAGCGCCGCCCGCACCCGGCGGAAGTCCGCGAACCGCTCGGCCCGCACCTCCGGCAGCACGTACAGCGCGCCCAGGTTGTACGGACCCCCGCACAACAGGGCCACGTCCGCCCGGCACAGCTCCCACAGGCGGTCCTCGGCCGGCCGGCCCCCGTCCGCGAGCAGCTTCTCGGCAAGGGCGAGCGAGGGGGCCACGGTCGACTCCAGGAGTGCCGCCAGCAGATCCTCCTTGCCCGCCACGTAGTGGTACATCGTCGCCTGCCGCATGCCCGCCCGTTCGGCGACGGCCCGGGTGGTGGTCGCCGCGTACCCACGCGTGGTGAACAACTCCGCTGCCGCGGCCAGAAGTTCGTCCCGCGCGGACAGTCCGCTGTCCGGGCGCTGGGTGGCGCGCGGCCTGCCGACCCGCCGGCCGCCGGTTCCTGAGGTACTGGGCATGGGCCGATCGTCGCACATCCCCGTCCCTCGCGATCTTGGTGAGCAGTCGGTAACTCCCGCGCAACCAACGGGCAATGGCCATGACTCCCCGGCCCCCTAATTTCTGTCGCGCGACAGAAACAAGCATCGGCAACACGTCGAGCCGGAGGTTCAGCCATGGCGACAGCGACGACACACGGAGCCCGGGACCACGCCCGCGCCCAGCACGGCACCCGGAGCGGGGCCATGCCGGTGGTTCCCGCGAGCGACTGGCCGGATGCCGCCCCCGGCACCCCGGTCTGGGCCGAGACGGTCGCGGGCGGCAACTACACGCACCGCGTCCTGGCCCGGGGCACCGAACTGCGCCTCACCGACCTCGCCGGCGACGCCTGCGCGCATCTGCTGCTCTACGCGGACGGGCGGCCGTGGGAGCGGCTGAACACGGCGGACACCGTGAAGGTCCAGTGGAACGCCTACCTGGGCGCGGGCCGGCTGCTCCTCTCCGACCAGGGACGGGTGCTCGCCTCGGTGACCGCCGACTCCTCGGGCCGTCACGACGCCCTGTGCGGCACCTCCACCCTGCGGAGGAACACCGAACGGTACGGCGACGGCACCCCCCAGTCCGCCTCCCCCGCCGGCCGCGAACTGCTGAAGCTGGCCGCCTCGAAGAACGGCCTCGAACCGCGCGACCTGCCACCGTCGCTCTCCTTCTTCCAGGGGATCCGGATCCGCGAGGACGGCACCACCGAGTTCACCGGTTCGGCCGGAGCGGGCACCGCGGTGACGCTGCGCGCCGAGCAGGACCTGACCGTGCTGATCGCGAACGTCCCGCATCCCCTGGACCCCCGCCCCGCCTACACGAGCACCCCGCTGGAGGTGCTGGCCTGGCGTGCCCTGCCGACGTCACCGGGCGATGCCCTGTGGGACGCCACGCCGGAGGGCCGCCGCGCCTTCCTCAACACCGTCGACTTCCTCACCGCCCGGGGGCTCGCATGACCACGTCCGCCACCGTCCTCACGACGACCGTCATTCCCGCCCGCGCGGCCTGGTCAGCGACCGTCCGGGCCGGCGAACAGCTCACCCTCACCGATCTGCACGGCAACCAGGCGGTGGACTTCCTGGTGTACGACGCCCATGACACGGCGGTCCGCTACAGCGCACCCGACACGATCCAGGCCGGGGTCGGCATCTTCCTGACCACCGGCAGCGTGCTGATGTCGAACGAGCACACCCCGCTGATGACGGTCACCGCGGACACCTGCGGCCGCCACGACACCGTGGGCGGCGCGTGCTCGAAGGAGTCCAACACCCTGCGCTACGGCCACCACACCTGGTCGCAGCACGCCTGCGTGGACAACTTCCTCGCGGAGGGTGCCCGGTACGGGCTCGGCAAACGCGATCTGGTGTCCAACATCAACTGGTACATGAACGTGCCCGTGGAGCAGGACGGCACGCTCGGCATCGTCGACGGCCTCTCCGCGCCCGGTAAGGCCCTCACCCTGCGGGCGGAGACGGACGTGCTGGTGCTCATCTCCAACTGCCCCCAGATCAACAACCCCTGCAACGGTTTCGACCCGACAGCGGTAGAGGCCACGCTCACCGGGACGAGCCGATGACCTCCGAGACACCGATGACCTTCGACACGCTGCTGATCGCCAACCGTGGCGAGATCGCCGTGCGCATCATCCGTACGGCCCGCCGCCTCGGCCTGCGCACGGTCGCCGTCTTCTCCGACCCGGACCGGTCGGCCCCGCACGTCCGGCTCGCGGACACGGCGGTGCGGCTGGGCCCCGCGCCCGCCAAGGAGTCCTATCTGGACGCCGATCTGGTACTGCGCGCGGCGAAGGACACCGGGGCCGGGGCGATCCACCCCGGCTACGGATTCCTGTCCGAGGACGCGGAGTTCGCCCGGCGCTGCGAGGAGGCGGGCATCGTCTTCGTCGGACCGACCGCCGCCCAGCTGGACCTCTTCGGCGCCAAGCACACCGCCCGCGCGGCCGCCGAGGCGGCGGGCGTCCCGCTCGCCCCCGGCACCGGACTCCTCCCGGATCTCCGGTCGGCGCTGGCAGCCGCCGAGCACATCGGCTATCCCGTGATGCTGAAGGCCACGGGCGGCGGCGGCGGGATCGGCATGTCGGCCTGCCGGTCGGCCGAGGAGCTCGCGGGCGCCTGGGAGCGGGTGCAGCGGGTGGCCGCCGCGTCGTTCTCCTCGGCGGGGGTCTTCCTGGAACGGCTGGTGGAGGACGCCCGCCATGTCGAGGTCCAGGTGTTCGGCGACGGGCGCGGCCGGGTGGTGACGTTCGGCGACCGCGACTGCTCCCTGCAGCGCCGCAACCAGAAGGTCCTGGAGGAGGCCCCGGCCCCCGGTCTCCCCGACCGCGTCCGCGCACGACTGACCGACTCCGCACGGGAGCTGTGCGCCTCGGTCGGCTACCGCTCTGCCGGAACGGTCGAGTTCGTGTACGACGCCGCACGCGCCGAGGCGTACTTCCTGGAGGTCAACACCCGGCTCCAGGTCGAGCATCCGGTCACCGAGGAGATCCACGGCGTCGACCTCGTCGAGTGGATGCTGCGCCTGGCGCAGGGCGAGACCTCCGTCGTACGGCAGCCGGACGCACCGCTCGGCCATGCCGTGGAGGCGCGGGTCTACGCCGAGGACCCGAGCCGCGACCACCGCCCGGGCGCCGGTCTGCTGACCCGGGTCGACTTCCCCCGGGGCGAGGGCCTGCGTGTGGACGGCTGGATCGAGACGGGAACGGAGGTGACGACGGCGTACGACCCGATGCTCGCCAAGATCATCGCGTACGGCACCGACCGCGCCGAGGCCCTGGCGCGGCTGGACGCGGCGCTCGCCGCCACCCGGATCGACGGCATCGAGACCAACCTCGGGCTGGTGCGGGCCGCCCTGGCAGACGAGCGGGTGCGTGACGCGACCCACTCCACGGCGACGCTCGCCA harbors:
- a CDS encoding amino acid permease, producing the protein MTATAPTDVRPDPAGTGQGDHASLAGFGYRQELHRSMGRYASFAAGFSFISVLTTVFQFFAFGFSFGGAAFFWTWPAVLVGQLLVAACFAELAARYPLSGAIYQWSTRLSTPAFGWYAGWIMVIGQIVVVAAAALALQVVLPAIWSGFQLVGGDPAPTTATGAANAALLAVALLALTTTVNLLDNKVMSAVNRIGVTAEIIGAVLILVLLFTHTERTPGVTLHTGGQGGALGALLVGSFTAAYVLIGFDSAGEMSEETRSPRRTAPRTILLALASAGVLGGLLVLAGILAAPDLTNGRLATEGLSYVLTSSLGDGVGRVLLADVAVAVAVATLAIQTAGSRMLFSMARDGVLPCSSRLAKVSPRTGMPAAPALFVGAAAAALGLLNLASPEAFLAIGTTCIAMLYLAYAMVTGPMLLRRLRRLPLSPATGPVHDEEGRPLFSLGRWGLPVNALAFAYGAVMTVNLAWPRAAVYDPAGGHWYFQWFTVLFLAVTMLLGAAYRVYAKRSPSVR
- a CDS encoding urea amidolyase associated protein UAAP2, with protein sequence MTTSATVLTTTVIPARAAWSATVRAGEQLTLTDLHGNQAVDFLVYDAHDTAVRYSAPDTIQAGVGIFLTTGSVLMSNEHTPLMTVTADTCGRHDTVGGACSKESNTLRYGHHTWSQHACVDNFLAEGARYGLGKRDLVSNINWYMNVPVEQDGTLGIVDGLSAPGKALTLRAETDVLVLISNCPQINNPCNGFDPTAVEATLTGTSR
- a CDS encoding SPW repeat protein, yielding MSNVSHAGHDMTGHPDVSEMRDRYDRMMGGRDVALVDGPVFLVGLYCAVSPWVLHFTTSQAPLVTHNLIMGIAIAVLGLGFTVMPQRMYGLSWAICAMGAWMIISPWVVGSSPDMGVVLNNVIIGGLTVLLGLVCAGASMRSGRGGARA
- a CDS encoding TetR/AcrR family transcriptional regulator, yielding MPSTSGTGGRRVGRPRATQRPDSGLSARDELLAAAAELFTTRGYAATTTRAVAERAGMRQATMYHYVAGKEDLLAALLESTVAPSLALAEKLLADGGRPAEDRLWELCRADVALLCGGPYNLGALYVLPEVRAERFADFRRVRAALRSAYGELLVATEVGAALDADEARLRADLVFGLIEGVILVHLSEPEREAEAFATATADAALRIVGPGREAGSGAGREG
- a CDS encoding urea amidolyase associated protein UAAP1, producing MATATTHGARDHARAQHGTRSGAMPVVPASDWPDAAPGTPVWAETVAGGNYTHRVLARGTELRLTDLAGDACAHLLLYADGRPWERLNTADTVKVQWNAYLGAGRLLLSDQGRVLASVTADSSGRHDALCGTSTLRRNTERYGDGTPQSASPAGRELLKLAASKNGLEPRDLPPSLSFFQGIRIREDGTTEFTGSAGAGTAVTLRAEQDLTVLIANVPHPLDPRPAYTSTPLEVLAWRALPTSPGDALWDATPEGRRAFLNTVDFLTARGLA
- a CDS encoding ADP-ribosylglycohydrolase family protein — protein: MNSLSRQDRAAGAVVGSAVGDALGAPFEFGPAGVYTARFPDGTGTMCGGGGWDPGEATDDTQMAVLVAESLLERGGLDLPDLFDRFRRWAAGDPKDIGLQTESVLTSGDPWDTAAALHFQVNGRAAGNGSLMRAATSAVYFAWPQQADADARATTMDAARRIAALTHGDRAAWEGTAVLHELIRVALNGADPLAAVPEALAAVHADHRERWAAVLVPDWHPDRATEFNGAVWPCLGTALWALRTTRSYEAALASAIDVGGDTDTVAAVTGALAGAVHGLGSIPSRWTDPLHVPLPGYGARVLRTPELISLARRLDDRCTDADPAEIPSP
- a CDS encoding fasciclin domain-containing protein; translated protein: MKVIHARRAAVALSAAIVLPLALTACSSDSDDSSASGSSASSAKASDKASEPAGDTTPMNEPFGPACSTVPKDGAGSFDGMAKDPVATAASNNPALSTLVTAVKKAGLVDTLNNAENITVFAPTNDAFAKVPKADLDKLLADKAALTKVLTYHVVGQKLTPKQLEKGSFDTLEKSELTTSGSDMAYTVNDSSKVVCGNVQTANATVYIVDTVLMPAK